The Mercurialis annua linkage group LG2, ddMerAnnu1.2, whole genome shotgun sequence genome contains a region encoding:
- the LOC126670745 gene encoding uncharacterized protein LOC126670745, with the protein MVKKKVPEWLNSSLWSTNPSSSTTATTADDDRLHRYSSAKLSSTTEVTESIIQPPLPVPPPPPPPAVKSEQIRSREKDSRNSGVSSAKNDNNISTIYNNYDNDNDTEASVTTPSADDISRQAQLLTELSRKVVNMKELRRIASQGIPDGAGIRSTVWKLLLGYLPADRSLWSSELAKKRSQYKHFKDELLMNPSEIARRLEKSTGSENDESKGENRCALSRLEITHGEHPLSLGKTSVWNQFFQDTEIIEQIDRDVKRTHPDMHFFSGDSSFAKSNQDALRNILIIFAKLNPGIRYVQGMNEILAPLFYVFRNDPDEEMAACAEADTFFCFVELLSGFRDHFCQQLDNSVVGIRSTITRLSQLLKEHDEELWRHLEVTTKVNPQFYAFRWITLLLTQEFNFADSLHIWDTLLSDPEGPQETVLRICCAMLVLVRRRLLAGDFTSNLKLLQNYPPSNISHLLYVANKLRTQPSG; encoded by the exons ATGGTGAAGAAAAAAGTACCGGAATGGCTCAACAGTTCGCTCTGGTCTACAAATCCTTCTTCCTCCACCACCGCTACCACCGCCGACGACGATCGCCTCCACCGCTACTCCTCCGCTAAGCTCTCTTCTACTACCGAGGTAACCGAATCTATTATCCAGCCGCCGCTTCCCGTTCCGCCGCCGCCTCCTCCTCCTGCTGTAAAGAGTGAGCAAATCAGAAGTAGAGAGAAAGATTCGCGTAATTCTGGTGTTAGTAGTgctaaaaatgataataatattagtactatatataataattatgataatgataatgaTACTGAAGCCTCCGTTACTACTCCGTCTGCTGACGATATTTCTAGACAGGCTCAGCTCTTGACCGAG TTGTCGAGGAAGGTTGTAAATATGAAGGAATTGAGGAGAATTGCCTCTCAAGGGATACCGGATGGTGCCGGTATTCGTTCGACCGTCTGGAAG CTTTTGCTAGGGTATTTGCCGGCCGATAGATCTCTTTGGTCGAGTGAATTAGCTAAGAAGAGGTCTCAGTACAAGCATTTTAAAGATGAACTGTTAATGAATCCT TCAGAGATTGCAAGGAGGTTGGAGAAATCTACAGGGTCCGAGAACGACGAGTCAAAAGGTGAAAATCGTTGTGCGCTTTCAAGGTTAGAAATAACCCATGGAGAGCATCCTTTGAGCCTTGGCAAGACTAGCGTCTGGAATCAATTCTTCCAG GATACAGAGATCATAGAGCAAATTGATCGAGATGTCAAACGTACTCATCCAGATATGCACTTCTTTTCTGGGGACTCGTCTTTTGCAAAATCTAATCAG GATGCCTTGAGAAATATACTAATTATATTTGCCAAGTTAAATCCGGGTATAAGATATGTTCAAGGGATGAATGAAATTCTCGCGCCACTTTTCTATGTATTCAGAAATGACCCAGATGAGGAAATGGCT GCTTGTGCCGAAGCAGatacatttttttgttttgtcgAGTTATTGAGTGGATTCCGGGATCATTTCTGTCAGCAACTAGATAACAGTGTTGTTGGAATTCGTTCCACAATTACAAGGTTGTCACAACTTTTGAAGGAACATGATGAGGAACTTTGGCGCCATCTTGAGGTTACGACCAAG GTCAACCCCCAGTTTTATGCGTTTAGGTGGATTACTCTTCTCTTGACTCAGGAATTCAATTTCGCAGATAGCCTCCACATTTGGGACACACTTCTTAGCGACCCTGAGGGTCCTCAG GAGACTGTACTTCGAATATGCTGTGCGATGTTAGTCCTTGTCCGGAGGCGTCTGCTAGCAGGGGATTTCACTTCGAATCTGAAGCTACTCCAGAACTATCCGCCATCAAACATCAGCCATTTGCTATATGTAGCAAATAAGTTGCGCACACAACCATCAGGCTAA
- the LOC126670094 gene encoding O-fucosyltransferase 1: MRRLGHHRQKQGGVIGLKGLLAKLSIAVIVLLICTLSLLFTTTINGTAGSSGSSEINVDELWESANSGKWRPSSAPRSDWPPPSKESNGYLRVRCNGGLNQQRSAICNAVLAARIMNATLVLPELDANSFWHDDSGFHGIYDVEHFIQSLRYDVRIVESIPDIHKNGKTKKIKAFQIRPPRDAPISWYLTEAMEKMKKHGAIYLTPFSHRLAEEIDIPEYQRLRCRVNYHALQFKPHIMKLSESIVEKLRAQGHFMAIHLRFEMDMLAFAGCFDIFNPAEQAILKKYRKENFADKRLVYNERRAIGKCPLTPEEVGLILRAMGFDNSSRIYLAAGELFGGERFMKPFRALFPRLENHSSVYPIEELAPNAHGLLGSAVDYMVCLLADIFMPTYDGPSNFANNLLGHRLYYGFRTTIRPDRKGLAPIFIDRENGKTAGFQEAVRRVMLKTNFGGPHKRISPESFYTNSWPECFCQTKTQNPAHKCPPNNVVQILESQLQSEVFDDSESLNETNSTISVAGR, from the exons ATGAGAAG ATTAGGGCACCACAGGCAGAAGCAAGGAGGAGTGATTGGATTGAAAGGATTGTTAGCTAAGTTATCAATTGCTGTTATAGTTCTCTTGATCTGTACTCTCTCGTTGTTGTTTACTACTACCATTAATGGAACTGCTGGATCCAGTGGTTCATCGGAG ATAAATGTTGACGAACTTTGGGAAAGTGCTAATTCAGGCAAGTGGAGGCCGTCTTCTGCTCCAAGATCTGATTGGCCAC CTCCTTCCAAAGAGAGTAATGGGTATCTGCGTGTCCGTTGTAACGGTGGTTTGAATCAGCAACGTAGTGCG ATCTGTAATGCAGTTCTTGCTGCTAGAATCATGAATGCTACTCTTGTGCTGCCTGAGTTGGATGCCAACTCCTTCTGGCATGATGACAG TGGCTTCCACGGCATCTATGATGTTGAGCATTTTATCCAATCACTTAGGTATGATGTACGTATTGTGGAAAGCATACCTGATATtcataaaaatgggaaaactaAGAAGATAAAGGCTTTTCAG ATACGGCCTCCTAGAGATGCTCCTATTAGTTGGTATTTAACTGAAGCtatggagaagatgaagaaacATGGGGCCATTTATCTAACTCCCTTTTCACATCGTTTAGCAGAAGAAATTGACATCCCCGAGTACCAGCGGCTGAGATGCAGGGTTAATTACCATGCCCTTCAGTTTAAGCCACATATTATGAAGCTTAGTGAGTCAATAGTTGAGAAGTTACGTGCACAAGGTCACTTTATGGCAATACACCTTCGATTCGAAATGGACATGCTGGCATTTGCTGG GTGCTTTGACATATTTAACCCTGCTGAGCAAGCAATATTGAAGAAGTATAGGAAGGAAAATTTTGCCGATAAAAGACTTGTTTATAATGAAAGGAGAGCCATTGGAAAATGCCCTTTAACTCCAGAAGag GTCGGTCTCATCTTACGTGCAATGGGGTTCGACAATTCCAGTCGAATATATCTAGCAGCTGGTGAACTGTTTGGTGGAGAGCGATTCATGAAACCGTTTAGAGCCCTTTTTCCTCGCCTTGAAAATCATAGTTCTGTGTACCCTATTGAGGAGCTAGCCCCAAACGCGCATGGATTGTTGGGATCTGCTGTGGATTACATGGTTTGTCTCCTTGCTGACATTTTTATGCCTACATATGATGGGCCAAGCAACTTTGCCAACAACCTCTTGGGTCACCGTCTCTATTATGGTTTCCGGACAACAATTAGACCTGACAGAAAAGGTCTTGCTCCAATTTTCATTGACCGAGAAAATGGAAAGACAGCCGGTTTTCAAGAAGCTGTCCGGCGTGTAATGCTTAAAACAAACTTTGGTGGCCCTCACAAACGAATTTCACCTGAATCATTCTACACCAATTCTTGGCCGGAGTGTTTCTGCCAAACTAAAACGCAGAATCCTGCTCATAAATGCCCACCTAATAATGTCGTGCAAATCTTAGAGAGCCAGTTACAGAGTGAAGTGTTCGATGATTCGGAATCCTtgaatgaaacaaattcaaccatATCTGTGGCGGGAAGATAA